The following DNA comes from Dermacentor andersoni chromosome 2, qqDerAnde1_hic_scaffold, whole genome shotgun sequence.
TGTCATGATTTTTTAGAAATTGGACTGTCCGGCTCAGATACAAATATTGGTCAAGCCATGCCTATGCATTTACAAGGTTGTAAATTTCAATACACATGCAGGAATTCACAAAGCACCAGAGACAATTCAGTATGGGCACTGGCATCTGATGTACAACCTTTGGACACAAATTTAATTTTGTACACCTCACAAAGTCCAATCAATGTAAGATAAATTATCTGTAACAACACCAGAGGTTTTCAGTCACTAATTACTTCAAAATCACTAACCCAACTGAGACACATGATCAATCAAGTGACAATATGAATAGAGCATATATCCATAAAAACTGTAATTGCTAGTTGAATTAAACACTTCGTAAACGTTCATCTGAATATACATCGCTGGAAAGGCAATGCACCTAAGCACATGGTAGCATGCGCATTTTGACCACCATGTTGAGTCGAACATAACATGCAGTTTTACGATGTACAAATTGTCCATTTCTTTTGGAGCATAACGCTTGCCTTCAGTGGAACTGATCTTCATTGCGTCTGCTTTAACGATTTTGAGGCTGGACATGTTGAGCCTTTCAGGAACAAGGAAGCACCTCATAGCCATGCACCTGTTCATTCTCTAATCACTTGTTAAACTTAAAAGGGACAATTACTTAAAATGCTACACAAAACTATTTAGTAAGCAACACTAAAAAAAATACAAAGTATGTAACATTTACCAAGGGCAAAGGTTTCATACCTCACAAAGGACATGATAGTGGAGGACACCCCATTCAACTTCCTGCTGATATAGCATTCTGTGATTTCATGCACTGGCAAGTCAAGAATAGTTAACTGCTGTTTTATAAGAGGACTACTTAATTTCCATTCCCCTAACGCAAGTTCAATGTGGCAACCTCTATATCATTCACCAGGGGGAACAGAAGGACCTAAATCTGCCAAAGTATGGCATTATATTACATGTCATGTATCAATGATGTACATACATTACCAACCTTAATGGCATTCATGCAAGATTATTACGAGATTTGTGATAGCGACATGCAATGAAGTTAAGCACAATACTCAAAGGCAAAACACTGACTGGAGACCAGCCAAGCCACTAAGGaaaaataataatcataataataataaaagaataaaaagcaGTATTCTTTTAATGCCATTAGCTGTATAAGTGAAAAAACTAATTtaagaaatgtgaaaaaaagaatgataaaaGCTGTAAATGGCCCGACTTTTGTATCGAAAACAGTCTGAACATGAGCAGCTCATTGTAAACCTGAGCCTAAGTCAAGTGCTCCCCTGTGACCCTCTCACTGAAAGATACAAAATAGTTTAAGAAAATTATGGCATTGGGATCTGAAATTTGATATGTGAATGGGCAACTATCAATATTTGCAAATATTATATAATTGTACACACAAAAAGTCCCACCATCACATCTAGAGTTTCGGAGCATCAAGGCAACACTCAACATGTGCTGCTATGCCTGTAGCAAGAAAGTGCATGGAAATTCCATGTGGCCAAACCTCAGAGAGGACAATGCCCCAGACCAGATATGCAAGAATTGCTGTGTTCCTGCCAAATCAGTAACAGTTTCATCAAACACTAGAAATCCTGACCAGCAGTTACATTAGCATACCAGTGGAATAATCTAAGATAGCTTTGAAAACAGCCAATAAACATATGTTGTAGTTGCAGAACCAAAAATGTGAACATTTTGCCATTTGCCATGCAAGTGTTCACATTAAACATGAGCATGGCCTGTGGCAAGACATGCAACCATATGCTACCGGTTCACAAATACATATGTATATAGTGCATAGACAAAGGCCGTGATGAAAATGGTTGCAGTAATGAATTATGTTTGGAACTGCTCAGGCATGACGGATCATCAATGCCCTGTAGCCAGAGTGCGGACCGACCTACTGTCCTCCAACGCAAAATTAAGATGCAAACTCTTCTCAGCGCCTAAAGTTCCTCGTGAGCAGCTCGTGATGCTGCTGTGCAATGATAGTGGCCAAAGTGCGCTCAGAGGCAATACTAGTCCACTTGGTTCCTAAACACATGTCGTACTGGGCAGTGGCCAGGTCACGACTGCAGCGTACCGGGTGAAAGACATGCACCAGGCCTGGGTCGGGGGCACGCACCACGGACAGGTTGGAAGCCACCATGCGGTCAAACAGGTCCACATCCTCCTTACCCCAGCCACGGATGCTGACGTCCAGACCACCAACAGCTGCAAGGTCCGATTTGTAGATGGCAGCGATGCCAAAGCCAAACTGCCGCCAGTAGCCTTCCTCAGGGGCCACATGGGGCGGGTCTGCAGCCGAAATGCCTGTGTAGGCTGGGTCGTACTGGCTGAACACGATGGGAAAGTAAGCACTGCGGCGCCGCGCCGTATGGGCCCGGACCCTGCGCAGCACACCAGCATCGAATGCCATGTCAACGTCAATGAAGAAGAGCAGCTCATCATCTCTGAAGCGTGAGGCACCCAGCTCAAGAGCAGCGGCCCGTGAGAACTCGCCGCCATTGCCACCTGGCAGGAACTCGACGCGTGACTTGTCATAGTCGGCCCCCAGCACCCGCTCAGCAGTCACTGTGCCCTCCAGGTCATCGGCCTCAGCAGCGGTGTCCCGGTACTGCACCACCAGTAGGCTGCATGCGTCATCCGTGTCAAGGCACACGTCGCGGAAGGTGCGCAGGAAGCGTTCAAACGCGGCTCGCCGGCCGCACAGTGGTAGCACAAAACGGATTGTGGCTCGCCGCCGCAACTCGTCCACAGGAGGAGTCACATCCCGGATACGCAACTGGGTAAAGGGCTGTTGTACGTAGGCGTGCCGCCGCACAGGCAGCGTCATTTTGCGGCCACGGTACTTGCGGTAGGTAAGCAACAGGTCAAGCACATAGTCGGCACCGTGAAGTGGGTCAACACGCAGGTAGCCATACAGCACGTCCTTGAACTCAATTACGCGACCACGCTGCTTGGAGTAGCGGTTTGTGAGCTCCATCAGGTCGCTAATGACATTGTTGATGCTGATCTCGTAGTAAGATTCAACGCGCCGACGCGGGTTTGTCACCTGTCACAGAACATATTCCATGCTGTAATCAGAGGCATAAAGCAGCCATGCCAGAGTGGCAAAAATCGAATGGGAAACAATAGAAACAGTGGTGTGGAACGATTAGGTGCAAAGCACAGACATCCCCTACCTGTTTCTTGCACAATATACTGTACTGTAAAACTTGAAATAAAGAAGTGACAATTTCATACTCCACAACACCAATGAAGTCCTATTATATGACTTACATTGCACCTAAGAAACATCTACTTCCAACATCAAACATTACAGTTAGGCTTTGCTGACAGGAGCACATCGAACAAGGTAAGAAATGCGCTGCTCTGTGGAACCACCAACCCTCTCTCAGGTTGGACCAATTCCACAGATCCTTTCTCAAGTGTGCACAAATAAAACTGGGCcataattttgtagtgatgccttcTGCTCGATTCTGTGCCACAGTTAGCATCCATCATTCATGGccggctgatcccattgataCCATGGGTGGAGCATTGATTTAACCACTGACAAAGTGTGAAAAGGAATAGCACCGGAAAAGGCATTGCTAAAAAATCACAGACCTGCAGGGCAAAATGCCGGCACGTATCTGAGAAGTCAGTACAATGAGACATTGGTGCTTGAGGTAAGTGCACGTAATGTCATTCACAGGGATGGAAGCTGCCAAGTGAGTTATGAAGCAGCTCTGGTAGCAGCAAATTTGGCACTCAGGAGCAGGAATTGCCCATTTTGGAGCAGAAGATATGAATTTTGAAGCAGCTTGGTAAAGCTCAACATGGGTGAAATATAGgcaaatcaagaaagaaagaaagtgtttcGTTTATTTGACTTTGCAAAACACTATTACGTTACTGCAAAAGTCCGCAAGGTAGAGGAAAGTTtttgaaagggaaaaattgtcaacCACCCAACAAAGGGAACCCATATGCGTTTCTCAGATACTGGATTTGCTGGAtgtgtggccaagaaaaaaaattaatgagagCTTTACTTGAACAGCACCCACTGTACGTTGATAGGCTTTTCTTAATAtcagttaaagggaccctgaaatgattttgatgatattgtacaaatgtactgagtcaTTAGGCATTAGGCATCTTACGCATTTGCAAACTCTGCGGACCAGCTAAAGATGAATTGAAGTGGCATTCTTATGACGAAGCAATCAGGAAACAAAGCTGTGCTCTCAGATGAATGAATAGGTCTATTCAGCGTATAGCTCATCAGTTTCGTTATACATTTTCGGACTCGCTTGATTGCCCTATTGATAAATCTGCATCAATTAATGGCGAACGCCATGTGTGTAAAACTTCAGTGTATTTCGCATGTGCACCACTTCCATTTACCACAATGTTAGTGCAGCACACCAGCAGGCTACTCGCCTGCTTTCGTGAAACTTCTTGACCAGAAATATCCAGTGGCAGTCGTAATTGTCACAGAGATTTGGACTCCTGGTACTctattttctccacaaccacaCCATATAAAATCAGACTTTTGCTGCCGCAGAACGCAAGCCGAGGTTATCATGTTTCGGTTTTTGTCAACCTTAAGTTGTAAAAGGTGAAAGAATATGCAAATGTCAGAAATGGTGCTTGCAGCAACAGTGTTTACGATGCGACTTGCACAGACTGAGTCCATAAATTAATATAAACCATCATTCAGTGTTCAAAATACTGTATTGGCCACTATTTTGCATTGGCTTTATGCAGCAGTCCGAATAATTGAGGTTGTGCAATATATTGCACAAATAGCCAAGCGctcatgcttacatcttcattgtgatcaaggggcccgtacggggcccgaaacatcggttctttatttttattttatgcttggcgagtgcacgttttttgccACCAATATATTAGTCTGCGACATTGACTGTAAAGCCAGTGAACACTTATTCCCCCTATATTCATTTAAAAAATatcagctttcttttctttggcaagtGATGTGAAATACTGGCAAGCACGCAGGGACCAGGGAAGTAACTTTACATTTATTCTCTAGTAATCTGCTTTCTCAACTGAATGTCGCCaagcatgaaaaaaataacagaCGACATTTTGCAAACAGCATCCACTGTATGTTGATGGCTGTTGTTCATGGTAGTCACTGTGAGTATTTCTTGTTCATTGCTCATGAATACATTTAATTAGCTAACTTTATAAACCTAACCTATTTGAATagatgtcaatgaaaaaattgagGAGGATGTTCATAAATGATCAATAACTGCATTTAAGGTAACCTAGGATTCACAGGtaccttttttttaatgaaaaaaaggccatggttcttttttttttttatacatatgCTGTTCTTGTGGGAACCCCTCTGCGCTCCATAGATTGCATCAATCTCAAAGCAAACACATAAAATGAGTGGCTGCACTCTTTTCTTCTCAACGTGCCAGCAGTTTTGTTGCGCATCTTCGGTCCTTATCAAATACGAAGTAGTGCAATTTTCTAATAGCCCTCTTTTCAAACCGTTACCAAGACTGCGCCTCTGGTTTGCACATGTGTAATATGCACAACGAATACTAGATGGCGATGTTTATGTCCGAGACCGCTGATACCACTGGTGCAGGGACACATTGTCACGTACTTTCTGCAAAGTTTTGCTGCccttatattttttatttttgtttttatttcttgtttgtgaGGAAAAAAGAGGGTCCCACAAGAGATAGGTGGCTTTAAACACTATTATCAGTCATttctcaatgtcctcctcaccctTTGCATTAGCACTTTATCGAATAAATGAGTTGACAAATGTTAGTTAATTCAACTTAAATATTAGTTGCTTGTGcccaaacaaaacaacaaaagaaaaaggaaatgaacaaACAAATGAAGTCTTCAATTAAAGACTCCCTCAAAggggtttggacaaattttgcagacatgtagggtacagctaaagtaaAACATTCCCACCACAATTCAAGTGAAACATCTCATATTAAAGAGAGCTAGTGCAATtccaagttaccctcctccctagccatgctttttctcctcaactcgttcatcAAGTGATCACCAAGCTCTGCCTTCTCTAGCTCTACACTATATGCTATGAGCTTATACACTGAACAGACCTATTCATTCATCTGAGAGCACAGCTTTGTTTCCTGACTGCTCCGTCATAAGAATGCCAGTTCAATTCATCTTTAGCTGGCCCACATAGTTTGCAAATGCGCAAGATTTACATAAAACATTCATAATGCATTGTATAGCATAAAACAATTTTCAGTTTCCTGCGAGAAAGTTGCAATGAGTGGCCtaacacacccacactaaaaggATGCCGACACTGAAACAGGTTGCTCAGGCATAAATTACAGGGCTATGAATAGCCAACACATGGCTGTATGGTTGCCACTGAGCACGCGCATCCCACAAAATTGAGCGACTTCATTCAAAATTAGTGTTTTGCCGCAGGTTAGCACAGCTTGATGGTTTGTTGCAAGATGGCGTAATTGGCATAGCACTGCCATCCTTGCATTCAGCATTTTGCAAGTGATGCAGGACAGGATAACCTTGAAGCTGCCATCTGCCACGATCACAGGAAATTGCAGCAGCCAGGCCAGGGTTTCAGTCATTACGCAGCGCTGGCATATATCTATATTATCAAAACTTAAAAGATAGGTAAACTGAGTGCTTACGTTGTGAGGCCTCTTTTTCATCGTTGTCTATGTTTTGCACTGATGTTTCTAAATTATATTATCAGACTGCTTACATAATTAACCAATATTATGAGTTGGCTTGTTTTTCACTGCATCAGTGATATGCCCTAGTAGGCAGAAAGCAATGAACAGGCTTTATTCAATGACACTTCATATCACATCATGACTaatggcaacaacaacaaaataataataataaataagtaaataataataatttgtgtATCTGAACAGTGCAATGCACCAACCACTTTAATCGGAATGGCTTTCTCATTTAATTGTAGGGT
Coding sequences within:
- the LOC126542461 gene encoding chondroitin sulfate synthase 1-like, whose product is MKSSGLGVLSPAISLLAGTLIGFVITSQILLWLNSENFCDTSPFKRTQASPKSRLLFVGVMTAEKYLSTRALAIQRTWGKALSGRLAFFSSGSSHWDGEEKLPLVALRGVDDSYPPQKKSFLMLKYMHDHYIDQYEWFMRCDDDVYVHVERLERFLRSVNSSKPQYIGQAGLGNKEEFGQLSLEPDENFCMGGPGVLFSRETLRRLVPHISTCLKHLYSTHEDVEVGRCVRRHVGIPCTWSYEMQTIFYHNFFGEVALKGRVRRREVHRSLTLHPIKDPREMYKVHAYFGGFRAQELRHRSLQLLREIRWAAQSYGGCVSPTQAASPWCKGIVNGSSALSEMPSLTKYFPGEIQDLLTWDFFAKSLYSDQVTNPRRRVESYYEISINNVISDLMELTNRYSKQRGRVIEFKDVLYGYLRVDPLHGADYVLDLLLTYRKYRGRKMTLPVRRHAYVQQPFTQLRIRDVTPPVDELRRRATIRFVLPLCGRRAAFERFLRTFRDVCLDTDDACSLLVVQYRDTAAEADDLEGTVTAERVLGADYDKSRVEFLPGGNGGEFSRAAALELGASRFRDDELLFFIDVDMAFDAGVLRRVRAHTARRRSAYFPIVFSQYDPAYTGISAADPPHVAPEEGYWRQFGFGIAAIYKSDLAAVGGLDVSIRGWGKEDVDLFDRMVASNLSVVRAPDPGLVHVFHPVRCSRDLATAQYDMCLGTKWTSIASERTLATIIAQQHHELLTRNFRR